One window from the genome of Ictidomys tridecemlineatus isolate mIctTri1 chromosome 12, mIctTri1.hap1, whole genome shotgun sequence encodes:
- the LOC144369233 gene encoding ral guanine nucleotide dissociation stimulator-like isoform X1 codes for MMSLHDKIKVPDHSLMYLSMNPQIKYYFIVRKRREVKGKEFSESTCKSSRPLSHKQVGDTCLIRVHLETQSPKMAKTVLVTCHDRAPVVIRRALELHLLTQEKPEEYELGQIISHRQKLRIPAQANVFYAKNPHTKPNFVLRKRSLSQKNDEWIQPQPPSRPAKKKAPALLRMLAKPFCCCVPGRG; via the exons atgatgtctctgcatgaca aaatcaaggtccctgaccactcactgatgtatctgtccatgaatccacaaatcaaatattatttcatcgtgaggaaacgccgcgaggtcaagggaaaggag ttctcagaatcaacctgcaagtcctccaggccgctttcccacaagcaggtgggagacacctgcttaattcgtgtccacttagaaacacaaagtccaaagatggccaagactgttttg gtgacctgccacgatcgggctcctgtcgtcatccgcagggccctcgagctacacttgcttactcaggagaagccggaggaatatgagctgggccaaatcatctctcaccgtcaga agctgaggattccagcgcaggccaacgtattttacgcaaagaaccctcacacgaaacccaacttcgtgctgaggaaaaggagcctctcccaaaagaatgatgagtggatccagcctcaacctccctctcgtcctgcaaagaagaaggctccagccctcctgaggatgcttgcaaaaccattctgctgctgtgtgcctgggcggggctga
- the LOC144369233 gene encoding uncharacterized protein LOC144369233 isoform X2 → MMSLHDKIKVPDHSLMYLSMNPQIKYYFIVRKRREVKGKEVTCHDRAPVVIRRALELHLLTQEKPEEYELGQIISHRQKLRIPAQANVFYAKNPHTKPNFVLRKRSLSQKNDEWIQPQPPSRPAKKKAPALLRMLAKPFCCCVPGRG, encoded by the exons atgatgtctctgcatgaca aaatcaaggtccctgaccactcactgatgtatctgtccatgaatccacaaatcaaatattatttcatcgtgaggaaacgccgcgaggtcaagggaaaggag gtgacctgccacgatcgggctcctgtcgtcatccgcagggccctcgagctacacttgcttactcaggagaagccggaggaatatgagctgggccaaatcatctctcaccgtcaga agctgaggattccagcgcaggccaacgtattttacgcaaagaaccctcacacgaaacccaacttcgtgctgaggaaaaggagcctctcccaaaagaatgatgagtggatccagcctcaacctccctctcgtcctgcaaagaagaaggctccagccctcctgaggatgcttgcaaaaccattctgctgctgtgtgcctgggcggggctga